ATGGGGGTAAGCCATGCCGCAAGGAGTCCCGAGAAAAGGAGGATGAGAATGAGGCTTACAACCACCGCCGTACCGCGGTGAGAGATCTTCCGCTGGACCCGGACCACGAGGGGATTGATCAGGTAGGCCAGCAGGAGCGCCACGGCAAAAGGGATCAGGACATCGCTGAGAAGGCCGAGGAGGCGGATACCACCCCAGAGAAGTCCTGCGGCAAGGACGATCCGGACCACCCGGTCGAAGGTGTAGGGACTTTTGCCAAGGTTCATCGCCGGCACTCCTTTATGATTCAATAATATAACGACCTTCCAACAACTCTACCGGATCGATGAAAACCACATCGTCCCGCAGGGTCAGCCGCTCCCAACACAGCTCCTCTTGGGAAATCGATCGGGGAATTAGGGCAACGGAGAGATGAAGATGGGGAAGAAGCCCCGGCACCGGATTTCTCACTTCGGCCAGCGTCGCCATTACTTCCCCTGCCTGAAGGAAACAGCCGGGGACGACCCCCGGATAAGGCCGGGTATGGCCATAGAGAGTAAACAGCCGTACATCTTCTTCATCATACTGAACATGGTGGACAAAAATCGACCGCCCCAGGAAATCTTTTATAACAGCGACAACCTCTCCCGCTGCCGCAACGGGAATCCGGGTCCTCCCCTTCAGAGAAACAGTTTTACCACGACAGTCCCGGTAGAGGGCAAGATCGATCCCCTCATGGGGAAGTGGGCGGCATCTCCCCTCCCCCCACCATTCCTCTTCCGCACCGAATAACATGCCGGATATCAGGACCCACTCTACAAAGTCAAGATGGTTTGTCGAAATCAGTTCTTGTCCAAAACTCCTAAGCATCAGAAAGTCTTTCCGACGGGAGTTCTTCTTCATACTTTCACCACAGGATTCTTCAGTATCCCGATCTCCTCGATGGTCATCTCGATGAGATCCCCCGGCGAGAGAAAGACCGGCGGCGTCCTGGCGAATCCGACGCCGGACGGCGTCCCCGTAAGGATCACCGTTCCCGGCAGCAGCGTCGTCCCCTCGGAAAGATAGGCAATCAGTTCACGAACGGGATAGATCATGTCGGAAGTGTGGCCCTCCTGCATGGTCTTCCCATTGATGGTGCAGCGAAGGGAGAGATCCTGTGGATCGGGGATCTCGTCGGCCGTTACCAGGGCCGGTCCCAAGGGGCAGAAGGTGTCGAAGCTCTTCCCCCGAACCCACTGTCCGCCCCCGCCCTCCTTCTGCCAGATACGGGCCGAGACATCGTTACCGATGGTATAACCGAAGACATATTCAAGGGCGGAATCAACCGGAACGTCTTTCACCGCCCGGCCGATCACCACGGCTAACTCCATCTCATAATCGACCTGCGGCGGATCAAGACAGGACGACGGCAGGACGACCGGATCGCCGGGATGGACGACGCTGGCCGGATTCTTCATGAAAAGGATCGGATGAGACGGCAGCGGCAATCCGAACTCCTCGGCATGGCAATGATAGTTGAGCCCGACACAAAGGATGGCCGACGGATTGACAGGCGCGAGGAGTTTTCCGACCCGGACGGTTCTGCCGACCGAATTGAAGCCGGAAGCAAGATCCCCCGTCACTACATCGGCAACACCTTCCTCCCGGGGCAACCCGTAACAGACACAGCCCTTCTCATCAAGAAAACGGATGATTCGCATGGTACAAACTTTATGCTATCCGGCAGTGGGATGTCAACCCCAAAAGGGGTCAAGTCTGCTCTTGGCTCTTATTGAAAAAGATGCTAACTAAAAAAGCCAAGAGCAGACTTGACCCCTTTTGGGGTTGCTTTGGGTTAAGAACCTACTGTTTCCCGTAGTCCAACGTATCCGGTTTCTGATTTTCCCCGAGGACTCTCCGAAGAGTATCGCGCAGCAGCACTCTTCCGTAGGGTTTTCGGAGTACTCCCATAAAACCGTAGGCACGGTAATCGGAGAGGACAGGACTGTCGGAATAGCCGCTGGAGACGATCCCCCGCACGGAGGGATCAAGGGCACGAAGCTCCCGAATCGTTTCCTCCCCTCCCATCCCGCCTAAAACGGTCAGGTCAAGGATCACAGCATCAAACGGACGGCCTTCTTCCAGGGCTTCACGATAGATCTGCATCGCCTCCCGACCATCGGCGGCAAATTCCGCCTCGAAATGCTCATAACGAAGTAGCATCCCCGTCACAGAACGAACTCCCTCGTCATCGTCCATCACAAGGATTCTCCTCCTCCCTTCCCGAACATGAGCAAAAGATCCCGGGGCTGAAGCGGTTAATTTCGGAAATGGTTCCTCCCTGAAGGCAGGGATATAGATGGTAAAACAGCTCCCTTTTCCAAGCTCCGATTCAACGGTAATCGTTCCACCGTGTTTCGCTATAATGGAATAGCTGATCACCAAACCCAACCCCATTCCTTTCCTGGATCCTTTCGGCTTGGTCGAGAAGTAGGGATCAAAAATCATGGGCAGATCCTTGCGGGAGATTCCGGGTCCTTCGTCACGAACGGTGACGCGAACATAATCGCCCCCGGGAAGGGGAGAAACATCATTTTCTTTAAGGAAAACATTCTCTCCTTCAACATACACATCTCCCCCCTTCGGCATTGCCTCGCAGGCGTTCTGAATAAGATTTCTGATGGCCTGACCCACTTGGTGGGGGTCGACGAAGACGGGGGCAAGCCCCTCGGAGAATCGGTAGCGCCCCCGAACCGGTCCGTCCTCAAGGACCGAGGAACAGGCCTCGGTCAGGAACATCGGCAGGGAGACTTCCTCCTTGACGGGAGCACCGCCGGCGGAAAAGGTGAGAAATCGGTCGGCAAGATCCTTGATCTGGTAGGCGGCCCCTTCGGCATATTTGAGCAGATCATTGACCTCCGCCCCGGCGGGAAGGAGGGTGCGGACAAAAGAAAGATTACCGATGATCGGGGTCAGTAGATTATTAATATCATGGGCAATTCCTCCGGCGAGGTGCCCGAGCGACTCGAGATTCCTGCACTTCAGCGTTTCCGCCTCCATCCTCTTCCGGAGTGTAAGATCTTTGGCAACATAAACGGAGGCGGACATTTCTCCTCCCGACCCCCGGATCGGAGAGGAGGTTACCAGGAGCGGGAGACCCATGTGGCTGTTTTCCAACTCGGCGGTGACCGTCTCCCCTCGCTCCAGCATCTCTTTGTGAGGGCAACCTTCAAAAGGCTCCGACAACCCGTGATAGATCTCGTAACAGTATCGGCCGACGATTTCCTCCGGCCTTTCACCCAGAAAATCGGCCAGCGCCTTGTTCACCCGGACGATACGACAGGACGGGTCCTGTATCGAGACAAAATCAGGAATCGCATCAAAGGTTTCCCGCCACTCCGAGGCAGCGCGTTCCAGATCGGTTTCCATCTCCTTTCGTTCCGTTATATCCCGGAAACTTTCAAGAATTCCGAGGAATCTCCCAACCTCGTCATGGAGAGGAGAAGCGATCAACTCGCAGATACGTTCTCTACCATCTTCCCGAAGATGGCGATGTTCCATCCGAACCGGCCCCCCCTCTTCCCGGACTGATTTGATCGGACACGGGCCATCCACCCCGACACAGCAATCTTTCGAACCATGAAGAACCGAGTGACAGTAATCACCTTCACGCCCGGCACCTGTAAAGATTCGGGCGGCCCGGTTCATCATTCGGACCCGATGATCGGAGCCGATCATCAGGACCGGTTCGTCAAGACCGTCAAGGATGGTCCGGAGTGGAATTCCCTCCATTTCAAGAATTCTCCTTCCATGGTATCTGTTTGAAAAGTAACGAAGATTCCAGATCTTCGCAAGACTTGGTCAACAAACAACTCTTAACGGGTATTTATCAGCCAAGGGACTCTTTTCTGAGATTGCTTTTTTAATTGAGATGAAATTATGAATCAGTTAAGATGATCCAGTTTATTCACTTTATTGGTTTTTCCTTGGAGCAAAAATGATTATCGGAATCGTCGGCCTTCCCAACTGCGGCAAGACCACCCTCTTCAACGCGCTGACGAAGGGAGAGGCCGAGACCGCTCCCTATCACCAGGCCGGTGCGGAGGCCAATATCGGGATCGTCAAGGTTCCGGATGCCCGGGTCGACCGGCTGAGCGAAATTTTCAAGCCGAAGAAGACGACCCATGCCACGGTAGAATTCGTCGATCTTCCGGGGCTCCCCCGGGGAAGCGTGGCCGAAGGAACAAAGGTTACCGACTTTCTGAAGCGGGCCCGGGAGGTAGACGCCCTGGTTCATGTGGTCCGGGCCTTTGAAGACGACACCGTCCCCCATCCGGCGGGCTCGGTCGATCCCCTCCGGGACGTGGAAGATCTTGAGGTGGAGCTGATCCTGAGTGACCTGGCCATTATCGAAAAGCGGTTGGAGCGGGTAGAGGCGGCCCTGAAAAAAGGGGTGGAAAAGGGCAAACACGAAAAGGAGAAGGCGATCCTCGACCGCTTTCGTACGGCACTGGAGGAGGAAAAACCGCTCCGAAATATCGTCATCGAAGAGGCGGAGGAAAAACTGATCCGGGGCTACCGCTTCCTGACTCTTCAGCCCCTCATTATCGTACTCAACGTCGGGGAGGGGGAGATCGGATCGGAAAAGGCCGATCTTCTTGCAAAGGATGTAGCCTCCCGCTTTCCAGGTGAAAAGAGCCGGGTCGAACTTCTTTCCGCAAAGATCGAGATGGAGATGGGGCAGCTTCCCGCCGACGAGGCAACTCTCTTTATGGAGGACCTGGGTTTGACCGAGTCGGCGATGGAGCGGCTGATCCATACCTGTTACGATCTTTTAGGACGGATCTCCTTCCTCACCGCCGGGGAGGATGAGGTCCGGGCCTGGACAATCCCCAAAGAAACCCCGGCCGTTCAGGCCGCCGGTGCGATCCACTCCGACATCGAGCGGGGTTTCATCAAGGCGGAGGCGATCACATTCAACGACTTCATCGCCGTCGGTTCCTTTGCCAAGGCTCGGGAGGCAGGGACGCTCCGTCTCGAGGGGAGGGACTACATCGTCCGGGACGGAGAGATCGTCCATTTCAAGTTCAATGTATAAATCGGAACCGAGGAGACTATGACCGACAAATCAGAGAACATTCGCTGGAACCTGACGAGACTCTACGCCTCACCGACCGACCCCGCCATTGATCGCGATATGGAAGAAGCGAAAAAGGGGGTCCGCTCTTTCCGGGAGAGCTACCACGGCAAAATCGCCGCCGAGGGATTTACCTCGCAGGAACTGCTCGACTCGGTACAACAGATCGAGGCGATCCAGGAACAGGCACTGAAACCCTACGGGTACGCCCAGCTCCTCTTCGCCGCCGACACGGAGACCGCCGTTCATAAAGAGCTGGTCCAGAAGTGCCGGGAGTTCTTCGCCGCCCTCAGAAACGAGATTCTCTTTTTCGAACTGGAGATCATCGCCATCCCCAATGACCGCTTCGAAAAATTGGTGGGGGGTGATCTCCTGTCGGAATACCGGCACTACCTCCGCCATCTCCGGATTTTCAAGCCCTACACCCTTTCCGAGAAGGAAGAGCAAGTGATCAACCTGAAGGACGTCACCGGCAAGGAGGCCTTCTCGCAGCTCTTTGAGGAGTTGACTGCCTCCTTCCGCTACCGCCTGAACCTCGAAGGAGAAGAGCGGGAGTACACCGGCGAGGAGCTTCTGTCCATGCTCCACCGTCCCGAGGCCGAACTTCGGGAGCAGGCCTTTACCGCCTTTCTCGAACGGCACGGGGAAAACAGCCTGGTTCTCTCGTCGGTCTTCAATAACATCTTCCTCGATCACGGCGGGGAGTGCAATCTCCGGGGTTACGACTCCCCCATCACGGCCACGCACCTCACAAATGAGTTGAGTGACGAGACCATCGAATCGATGATGTCGGTCACTGAAGAGAATTACCCCCTGGCCCGGGAATATTTCCGTCTGAAGGCCGAACTGTTGGGAATAAAAAAACTGAAAAACTGCGATGTCTATGCGCCGGTGGCCGAGGTCAACCGGAACTATACCTTTCCCGAAGCCCGGGAGATGGTCCTTGCGGCCTTTGAGACCTTCGATCCTCAGATGAAACGGATCGCCAAGGGATTTTTCGACGAGGCCCGCATCGATTCCGCCATACGCCCGGGGAAGACGGGCGGCGCCTTCTGCGCCGGGCTGACCCCGACGCTCCCCCCCTATGTCCTGCTGAACTTTACCGGGAATCTCCGGGACGTGGCGACCCTGGCCCACGAATTAGGACACGGGATCCATTTCACCCTCGCCGGGAGACAGCGGCTGATGAATTACGACGCCGTTCTCCCCATGGCCGAGACGGCCTCCGTCTTCGGTGAGATGCTCCTGACGAAACGGCTCCTCTCACAGGAAAAAGACCCGGCGGTCCGAACGGCCATTCTCTGTGCGAGGATCGAGGACATTATCGCCACCACCTTCCGCCAGAATGTCCTCACCCGTTTCGAACAGAAGACCCACGACAAACGGAGCGAGAAGCTCCTCAGTCCCGAGGAATTCTGCGATTTCTGGTGGGAGGAAAACGGCCGTCTCTTCGGCGATACCGTGGAGATGATCCCCGCCTACCGATGGGGATGGAGCTACATCAGCCACTTCATCCACGCCCGTTTCTACTGCTATAGCTACGTCTTCGGCGAACTGCTCGTCCTCTCCCTCTACAGAAAATACCAGGAAGAGGGAACGGCCTTCGTCCCCCGCTATCTCGACCTCCTCGCCTCCGGAGGCTCCGACAGCCCGCCGAACCTGCTGGCAAAAATCGGGATCGATGTGAACGACCGGGCCTTCTGGAAGATGGGTTACGATCTCGTCCGGGACCTGCTGGAGGAATTAAAAACAACCCTCCGGGACCGGTAGAGGAGACCGAACCGGCCCACCGGGAGATGCCATGTCGCGGCTTTTAATCGACGGCTACAACCTGCTCCATACCTCCCCCTCCGGTACGCAGAAACGAGAGGAAACGGAGGTCCTGCTGGAAAAACTCCGCCGCTACAAACGGTACCGAGGGCACCGTATCACCGTGGTCTTCGACGGCTACGAGGGGGGGATGCCGCTGGAAGGGAAAGAACGAATCAAGGGAATCACCGTCATCTACTCGAAGTTGGGGGAGAAGGCCGACCAGGTCATTATGCGGATCGCCCGGGAATGGGGCGGCTCCTGCGTGGTGGTCACCTCCGACCGGGAGGTCGCCGATGACGTG
This sequence is a window from Deltaproteobacteria bacterium. Protein-coding genes within it:
- a CDS encoding NYN domain-containing protein, with product MSRLLIDGYNLLHTSPSGTQKREETEVLLEKLRRYKRYRGHRITVVFDGYEGGMPLEGKERIKGITVIYSKLGEKADQVIMRIAREWGGSCVVVTSDREVADDVERSGAAVIGSPDFMERLEMVEYLTLKGGAEAEEQEGGRLNTRKKGNPRRRSKRERAKARRLKKL
- a CDS encoding PAS domain-containing protein gives rise to the protein MEGIPLRTILDGLDEPVLMIGSDHRVRMMNRAARIFTGAGREGDYCHSVLHGSKDCCVGVDGPCPIKSVREEGGPVRMEHRHLREDGRERICELIASPLHDEVGRFLGILESFRDITERKEMETDLERAASEWRETFDAIPDFVSIQDPSCRIVRVNKALADFLGERPEEIVGRYCYEIYHGLSEPFEGCPHKEMLERGETVTAELENSHMGLPLLVTSSPIRGSGGEMSASVYVAKDLTLRKRMEAETLKCRNLESLGHLAGGIAHDINNLLTPIIGNLSFVRTLLPAGAEVNDLLKYAEGAAYQIKDLADRFLTFSAGGAPVKEEVSLPMFLTEACSSVLEDGPVRGRYRFSEGLAPVFVDPHQVGQAIRNLIQNACEAMPKGGDVYVEGENVFLKENDVSPLPGGDYVRVTVRDEGPGISRKDLPMIFDPYFSTKPKGSRKGMGLGLVISYSIIAKHGGTITVESELGKGSCFTIYIPAFREEPFPKLTASAPGSFAHVREGRRRILVMDDDEGVRSVTGMLLRYEHFEAEFAADGREAMQIYREALEEGRPFDAVILDLTVLGGMGGEETIRELRALDPSVRGIVSSGYSDSPVLSDYRAYGFMGVLRKPYGRVLLRDTLRRVLGENQKPDTLDYGKQ
- the ychF gene encoding redox-regulated ATPase YchF gives rise to the protein MIIGIVGLPNCGKTTLFNALTKGEAETAPYHQAGAEANIGIVKVPDARVDRLSEIFKPKKTTHATVEFVDLPGLPRGSVAEGTKVTDFLKRAREVDALVHVVRAFEDDTVPHPAGSVDPLRDVEDLEVELILSDLAIIEKRLERVEAALKKGVEKGKHEKEKAILDRFRTALEEEKPLRNIVIEEAEEKLIRGYRFLTLQPLIIVLNVGEGEIGSEKADLLAKDVASRFPGEKSRVELLSAKIEMEMGQLPADEATLFMEDLGLTESAMERLIHTCYDLLGRISFLTAGEDEVRAWTIPKETPAVQAAGAIHSDIERGFIKAEAITFNDFIAVGSFAKAREAGTLRLEGRDYIVRDGEIVHFKFNV
- a CDS encoding M3 family oligoendopeptidase; translation: MTDKSENIRWNLTRLYASPTDPAIDRDMEEAKKGVRSFRESYHGKIAAEGFTSQELLDSVQQIEAIQEQALKPYGYAQLLFAADTETAVHKELVQKCREFFAALRNEILFFELEIIAIPNDRFEKLVGGDLLSEYRHYLRHLRIFKPYTLSEKEEQVINLKDVTGKEAFSQLFEELTASFRYRLNLEGEEREYTGEELLSMLHRPEAELREQAFTAFLERHGENSLVLSSVFNNIFLDHGGECNLRGYDSPITATHLTNELSDETIESMMSVTEENYPLAREYFRLKAELLGIKKLKNCDVYAPVAEVNRNYTFPEAREMVLAAFETFDPQMKRIAKGFFDEARIDSAIRPGKTGGAFCAGLTPTLPPYVLLNFTGNLRDVATLAHELGHGIHFTLAGRQRLMNYDAVLPMAETASVFGEMLLTKRLLSQEKDPAVRTAILCARIEDIIATTFRQNVLTRFEQKTHDKRSEKLLSPEEFCDFWWEENGRLFGDTVEMIPAYRWGWSYISHFIHARFYCYSYVFGELLVLSLYRKYQEEGTAFVPRYLDLLASGGSDSPPNLLAKIGIDVNDRAFWKMGYDLVRDLLEELKTTLRDR
- a CDS encoding fumarylacetoacetate hydrolase family protein yields the protein MRIIRFLDEKGCVCYGLPREEGVADVVTGDLASGFNSVGRTVRVGKLLAPVNPSAILCVGLNYHCHAEEFGLPLPSHPILFMKNPASVVHPGDPVVLPSSCLDPPQVDYEMELAVVIGRAVKDVPVDSALEYVFGYTIGNDVSARIWQKEGGGGQWVRGKSFDTFCPLGPALVTADEIPDPQDLSLRCTINGKTMQEGHTSDMIYPVRELIAYLSEGTTLLPGTVILTGTPSGVGFARTPPVFLSPGDLIEMTIEEIGILKNPVVKV